The Chitinophagales bacterium genome includes a region encoding these proteins:
- a CDS encoding AMP-binding protein: protein MKEIPLITPLQKFYQYEKEKANQTFLRQAINDQWIHYSWKETGEIIRTMAAAIQAQNYPKGTKIAILSANCAHWIMADLAIMMTGCISVPLYPTITADIIDYCLEHSESKLCFVGKLDKWHEQKQGIPKNVTCVSFPDYPQEDCIDWNAFTKKVKPLKQNYIPDLDDICTIIYTSGTTGKPKGVVHNFESIAYAPTWLLKELEYIIENDRFFSFLQLAHIAERMLVEMGALYCGASISFAESIEKVPQNLKDTQPTVFLAVPLIWTRMQNSILARLPQERLNMLLKIPFLSDLIKRKVKENAGLSQCKYIISGAAPIPVSLIEWYEKLDITICEAYGMSENCAFSHGNRLEFRKVGTVGQPMPNTQVKISDVGEILVKNKCTMQGYYKDEAKTKETITEDGYLRTGDKGEIDVDGFLKITGRIKEIFKTDKGKYVAPAPIELELSKSPYIAQVCVVGANMKQPIALVNYTNENGADNPTIEADLITTMSEVNSKLSSHEKVAKIIIMKEDWTVENGLMTPTLKVKRNELEQKVADKVATWTQDRDTRIIWE, encoded by the coding sequence ATGAAAGAAATACCTTTAATTACGCCTTTACAAAAGTTTTATCAATACGAAAAAGAAAAAGCCAATCAAACTTTTTTAAGACAAGCGATTAACGACCAATGGATACATTATTCGTGGAAAGAAACTGGCGAAATCATAAGAACAATGGCTGCTGCTATTCAAGCTCAAAATTATCCAAAAGGAACAAAAATTGCTATCCTTTCTGCTAATTGTGCTCATTGGATAATGGCTGATTTAGCAATTATGATGACTGGCTGTATTTCTGTTCCATTATATCCAACAATAACTGCCGATATAATAGATTATTGTTTAGAACACAGCGAGTCTAAATTGTGTTTTGTAGGAAAACTAGACAAATGGCACGAACAGAAACAAGGAATTCCAAAAAATGTTACTTGTGTTTCGTTTCCAGACTATCCGCAAGAAGATTGTATTGACTGGAATGCTTTTACTAAAAAGGTAAAGCCGTTAAAGCAAAATTATATTCCCGACTTAGACGATATTTGTACGATAATCTATACTTCTGGTACTACAGGAAAACCCAAAGGTGTAGTACATAATTTTGAATCGATTGCGTATGCTCCAACTTGGCTACTTAAAGAATTAGAGTACATTATAGAAAATGATAGATTCTTTTCTTTTTTACAGTTGGCACATATTGCAGAACGCATGTTGGTAGAAATGGGTGCTTTATACTGTGGTGCTTCTATTTCCTTTGCAGAATCTATAGAGAAAGTACCACAAAACTTAAAAGATACTCAACCAACGGTGTTTTTAGCAGTGCCTTTAATTTGGACGAGAATGCAAAATTCTATCTTAGCAAGATTGCCACAAGAAAGATTGAATATGCTTTTAAAAATTCCGTTTTTGTCTGATTTGATTAAAAGAAAAGTTAAAGAAAATGCTGGTTTATCTCAGTGCAAGTATATTATTTCTGGAGCAGCTCCAATTCCTGTTTCTTTAATTGAATGGTATGAAAAATTAGACATTACGATTTGCGAAGCTTATGGTATGAGTGAAAACTGTGCTTTTTCTCATGGCAATAGATTAGAGTTTAGAAAAGTTGGAACTGTTGGTCAGCCAATGCCTAATACGCAAGTAAAAATTAGCGATGTTGGTGAAATTCTAGTTAAGAATAAATGTACCATGCAAGGTTATTACAAAGATGAAGCCAAAACGAAAGAAACCATTACAGAAGATGGTTATTTAAGAACTGGTGATAAAGGCGAAATTGATGTAGATGGTTTTTTAAAAATTACTGGTAGAATTAAAGAAATATTTAAAACAGATAAAGGTAAATATGTTGCTCCTGCACCAATTGAGTTAGAATTGTCTAAATCGCCATATATTGCTCAAGTTTGTGTAGTAGGTGCTAATATGAAACAACCAATTGCATTAGTAAATTATACGAATGAAAATGGTGCTGATAACCCAACTATAGAAGCTGATTTAATAACGACCATGAGTGAAGTAAATAGCAAGTTATCAAGTCATGAAAAAGTAGCTAAAATTATTATTATGAAAGAAGATTGGACTGTAGAAAATGGTTTGATGACACCTACACTTAAAGTAAAACGCAATGAGCTTGAACAAAAAGTAGCTGATAAAGTAGCAACATGGACACAAGATAGAGATACTAGAATAATTTGGGAATAG
- a CDS encoding cellulase family glycosylhydrolase yields MKKSNFFLLTVIITLFLILLTQSCIPTGGGTTPTPTPVADSVLRVKGRFLTDSNGNNVILRGVNVPAYKEGWSNDIEQVANAVASTKANVVRLAWWTHITGSPEPQTGTTYYTANDLDRAITTYVNKGILPIIMLHDLTGKADAMQFQNIITAFWTRNDIVAVLKKHQGHLIINIANEWGANWNTNQNNYSQNDINTFINTYKTAITAIRNKGIAVPLMIDAYGYADRAEIFTSSSYGQSVSNGQYLLDFDPQHNLLFSVHTYYWKWDWQTNLCNLDPTNRLNGLVNSGLPFVIGEMGNILPDGSTTTGYADLLTKANSKSIGYLAWSWYNDGTNDHTGTAPNRMNITLNNNGYGDGITIPSSTSANTWGYNILNGSGYGINTATPTTTKINFKK; encoded by the coding sequence ATGAAAAAGTCAAATTTCTTTCTTTTAACAGTTATAATAACACTCTTTTTAATACTGCTAACTCAAAGTTGCATTCCTACTGGTGGAGGTACTACGCCAACACCAACGCCAGTTGCCGATTCTGTGCTAAGAGTAAAAGGTCGGTTTCTTACAGACAGCAATGGTAATAATGTAATACTAAGAGGTGTTAATGTTCCAGCCTATAAAGAAGGTTGGAGTAACGATATTGAACAAGTTGCCAACGCAGTTGCTTCTACCAAAGCCAATGTAGTGCGTTTAGCTTGGTGGACACACATTACAGGTAGTCCAGAACCACAAACAGGCACTACTTATTATACTGCCAACGATTTAGACAGAGCCATTACAACTTATGTAAACAAAGGCATTTTGCCAATTATTATGTTGCACGATTTAACAGGAAAAGCAGATGCTATGCAGTTCCAAAATATTATTACAGCTTTTTGGACAAGAAATGATATTGTTGCAGTGCTAAAAAAACATCAAGGGCATCTTATTATTAATATTGCAAATGAATGGGGCGCTAATTGGAATACCAATCAAAACAATTATTCGCAAAACGATATCAATACCTTTATCAATACTTACAAAACAGCTATTACAGCTATAAGAAATAAAGGCATAGCAGTTCCTTTAATGATAGATGCTTATGGATATGCAGATAGAGCAGAAATTTTTACTTCATCATCTTATGGTCAAAGTGTAAGCAATGGACAATATCTCCTTGATTTTGATCCTCAACACAACTTATTGTTTAGCGTACATACTTATTATTGGAAATGGGATTGGCAAACCAATTTATGCAACCTTGATCCAACAAACAGATTAAATGGTTTAGTAAATAGTGGCTTACCTTTTGTTATTGGCGAAATGGGTAATATCTTGCCAGATGGAAGTACTACAACAGGATATGCTGATTTGCTAACCAAAGCCAATAGTAAAAGTATTGGTTACTTAGCTTGGTCTTGGTACAACGATGGTACCAACGACCATACAGGAACAGCTCCTAATAGAATGAACATTACATTAAACAATAATGGTTACGGCGATGGCATTACTATTCCAAGCAGTACATCTGCAAATACTTGGGGTTACAATATCTTAAACGGAAGTGGTTATGGTATAAATACAGCAACACCAACGACTACAAAAATTAATTTCAAAAAATAA